In Planctomycetaceae bacterium, a genomic segment contains:
- a CDS encoding c-type cytochrome: MNMSQIPLIACSAMLLFSCGNALAQQPRKQSVERQPSLERGAVPEKPTASLISDGEFSKGPVPAWIWGEDNNQSYVLKTTFVVGEIRAARLIASCDNVGTVFINGKQVATSSEWQQPMSANVAPLLQNGENTITANVSNQGGVAAFVLKLVIQDQSGELLSVVTNADWMAESKDEVGGRKASLRATYGDGPWGSVFNSVGEGTRVPNGTFEVPPGFVVDKLFTVPKDELGSWVCIAFDNNGRLLASDQGDKGICRITLPAVDGSGETIVERLDFSKCEFKPSGAQGMLWAFDSLYFCCNGGPGSGLYRARDTDGDDQFDECVKLKEFRGGGEHGPHSIRLSPDGKRIFVIAGNHTQPPFNAGEELENESYSSRIPTNWGEDLLLPRMWDANGHARGVMAPGGWIASTDPDGKTWDIWSIGYRNPYDMAFNADGELFAYDADMEWDVGTPWYRPTRVVHATSGSEFGWRSGTGKWPEYYIDSLPAMVDIGPGSPVGADFGYGPPLKADSPIAKNARATVSATAFGSKGEFVFAPLKFPAKYQKAFYICDWTFGTMYAIHTEPHQSSYKAVKEEFVARNALPLTDCAAGPDGALYFTVGGRGTQSELYRVTYAGSESTAPAQIQNQPGHDQRAARRFLEEFHGLDTDFSQFVQKMIDYKASAWLPDGEEVEADSMMKNALRGVTYNPSAGEAMLKAVTEQSMPAIHRIGLTLSVVRGVGRNSLDASAVRGPALELLRTVSFDQQDTQRKLDYLRALSLTFIRLGEPSDAEKSEWRSLFENAFPSNDWRLNRELCQMLVYLDSPTVVAKTIDLMNAPPQREDIDMGELLTRNRGYGSAIKAMIDNQPDKQQMWYAFCLRVAKAGWTPELRADYFRWFGRAQQWSGGNSFKKFLQNIEQEAWDITPFDDRILVERAGARSPYKVAQLPQPVGPGKAWTLQEVRDLAKDGLKNRNYDNGQKMFAAARCILCHRFAGDGGATGPDLTQLAGRFSVDALTEAIIEPSKIISDQYKASTVVTDEGKIITGRIVSENEKQISVLTDPEDSTKIADIPKASIEEILPATVSIMPQDLLKTLNQDEVLDLLAYLLSRGDQKDAMFK, encoded by the coding sequence ATGAATATGTCTCAGATCCCGCTTATCGCATGTTCTGCAATGCTCCTGTTTTCCTGTGGAAACGCCCTTGCCCAGCAGCCGCGGAAACAATCCGTCGAACGACAACCTTCCCTGGAACGGGGGGCGGTGCCGGAAAAGCCAACCGCGTCTTTGATCTCTGATGGTGAGTTTTCGAAGGGGCCGGTCCCGGCCTGGATTTGGGGGGAAGACAATAACCAAAGCTACGTGTTGAAAACGACGTTCGTCGTCGGTGAGATTCGGGCGGCCCGTTTGATCGCATCGTGCGACAATGTCGGTACGGTGTTCATTAATGGCAAACAGGTTGCCACCAGCAGTGAGTGGCAGCAGCCAATGTCAGCCAATGTGGCTCCATTGCTTCAGAACGGCGAGAACACAATCACAGCAAACGTGAGCAACCAGGGGGGCGTCGCCGCATTTGTTCTGAAACTTGTGATTCAGGATCAGTCCGGAGAGCTGTTGTCTGTTGTGACAAATGCAGACTGGATGGCGGAATCGAAGGACGAAGTCGGCGGGAGAAAGGCATCACTGCGGGCAACGTACGGTGACGGTCCATGGGGATCCGTTTTCAACAGCGTCGGAGAAGGCACTCGTGTACCAAATGGAACGTTCGAAGTGCCGCCCGGATTTGTCGTCGACAAACTGTTCACGGTTCCGAAGGACGAGCTTGGTTCGTGGGTCTGCATTGCATTCGACAATAATGGTCGCCTTCTGGCCAGTGATCAGGGCGACAAAGGGATTTGCCGAATCACGCTGCCCGCCGTCGATGGCAGCGGTGAAACCATCGTCGAACGTCTGGACTTTTCAAAGTGCGAGTTCAAGCCCAGCGGTGCTCAGGGCATGCTGTGGGCGTTTGATTCGCTGTATTTCTGCTGCAATGGCGGACCAGGTAGTGGCCTGTATCGGGCTCGCGATACCGACGGCGACGATCAATTTGATGAATGCGTGAAGCTAAAGGAGTTTCGAGGCGGTGGCGAGCACGGTCCGCATTCGATCCGACTATCTCCCGATGGAAAACGCATCTTCGTCATCGCCGGAAACCATACGCAACCGCCTTTCAATGCGGGCGAGGAACTTGAAAACGAAAGCTACAGCAGTCGCATTCCGACCAACTGGGGTGAAGATCTTTTGTTGCCCAGAATGTGGGATGCCAACGGTCACGCTCGCGGAGTCATGGCGCCGGGCGGCTGGATCGCCAGCACCGACCCGGACGGCAAAACATGGGACATCTGGAGCATTGGCTACCGCAATCCGTACGACATGGCATTCAACGCGGACGGCGAATTGTTTGCGTACGACGCCGACATGGAATGGGATGTCGGCACGCCGTGGTACCGACCGACTCGTGTTGTCCATGCCACCAGCGGAAGCGAATTCGGCTGGCGCAGCGGAACAGGCAAGTGGCCGGAATACTACATAGACAGCCTTCCGGCGATGGTCGACATCGGCCCGGGATCTCCGGTTGGTGCGGACTTTGGTTATGGCCCTCCCCTGAAGGCCGACTCACCGATCGCGAAGAATGCTCGCGCCACTGTTTCGGCAACAGCGTTCGGCAGCAAAGGGGAATTCGTGTTCGCTCCGCTGAAGTTCCCGGCCAAATACCAGAAGGCGTTCTACATCTGCGACTGGACCTTCGGCACGATGTACGCCATTCACACGGAACCCCATCAAAGCAGCTACAAAGCCGTCAAAGAAGAATTCGTCGCCAGAAACGCGCTGCCGCTGACCGACTGCGCTGCCGGTCCGGACGGGGCGTTGTATTTCACCGTTGGCGGACGCGGGACACAGTCGGAACTTTATCGAGTGACGTACGCTGGTAGCGAATCAACGGCTCCCGCACAGATACAGAATCAACCGGGCCACGATCAGCGAGCCGCTCGAAGATTCCTCGAAGAGTTTCATGGATTGGATACCGACTTCTCGCAGTTTGTACAAAAGATGATCGACTACAAAGCATCGGCGTGGTTGCCGGACGGCGAAGAGGTTGAAGCCGATTCCATGATGAAGAACGCACTTCGTGGCGTCACATACAATCCATCTGCGGGTGAAGCGATGCTGAAAGCAGTCACTGAACAGTCGATGCCGGCGATTCATCGAATCGGACTGACTCTCTCGGTCGTGAGAGGCGTCGGACGCAACAGTCTCGATGCGTCGGCTGTTCGGGGACCAGCGTTGGAGCTACTCAGGACGGTTTCGTTTGATCAGCAGGATACTCAGCGAAAACTGGATTATCTCCGCGCTCTGTCGCTGACGTTCATTCGACTGGGCGAGCCGTCCGATGCAGAGAAATCGGAATGGCGAAGTCTGTTTGAAAACGCCTTTCCCTCAAATGACTGGCGTCTGAATCGCGAACTCTGCCAGATGCTTGTCTACCTGGATTCGCCGACGGTCGTAGCCAAAACGATCGATCTGATGAACGCTCCGCCGCAGCGGGAAGACATCGATATGGGCGAACTGCTGACTCGTAATCGTGGTTACGGCAGTGCGATCAAAGCGATGATCGACAATCAGCCGGACAAGCAGCAGATGTGGTATGCGTTCTGTCTTCGAGTTGCGAAAGCTGGATGGACGCCGGAATTGCGAGCCGATTACTTCCGCTGGTTCGGGCGAGCTCAACAGTGGTCCGGCGGCAACAGCTTCAAGAAGTTTCTGCAGAACATCGAGCAGGAAGCCTGGGATATCACTCCGTTTGATGATCGCATTCTGGTGGAACGTGCGGGAGCTCGTTCGCCCTACAAAGTGGCCCAACTGCCACAGCCAGTCGGTCCCGGAAAGGCATGGACTCTGCAGGAAGTCCGCGATCTGGCAAAGGATGGCCTGAAGAACCGAAACTACGACAACGGTCAGAAAATGTTTGCTGCCGCGCGTTGTATTCTTTGCCACCGATTTGCTGGCGATGGAGGTGCAACGGGCCCGGACCTGACTCAGCTGGCTGGTCGCTTTAGTGTCGATGCACTGACCGAAGCCATCATCGAACCCAGCAAGATCATCAGCGACCAGTACAAAGCAAGTACAGTCGTCACGGACGAAGGAAAGATTATCACCGGTCGAATCGTTTCGGAGAACGAAAAGCAGATCAGCGTGTTGACTGATCCGGAGGACAGTACAAAGATTGCTGATATACCGAAGGCATCGATCGAAGAGATTCTGCCCGCAACGGTTTCGATCATGCCTCAGGATCTGCTCAAGACCCTGAACCAGGATGAAGTTCTCGATCTGCTGGCCTATCTGTTAAGTCGAGGCGATCAGAAAGACGCAATGTTCAAGTAA
- a CDS encoding MFS transporter: MAHPKTIIQTQRTTQPKLNPFRIVAVILSQFLLTWLLFELPQQVPDDTFLHAANDDTANDGTTSDDTAIDDTAIDSGSISDTTGQLLNYGWVSFSSIQLMAMGAGFFAVYWLFRVTALIVGWIAALLMCAWICFDWFAILDHWPVVAILSGLAVSILWRSGQQAIMETTPNRDRWRVTGIVGFSVPAALFMTALASLGGNSHPEWLTTLTGSAAIVLAPLVGFLFTGVAGFTAAPETPLASSASSSCCDTICDDQKSNHDHDHDHDHPAHEVTEGTGGCGEENCCSVVTSTPTPMWAGWCFATAGWLLLPGVVTGTLVEISNSGAGRVITPVAIMVAVAIYRRLVRFTGHTLALPTALLILFTAATGLLMVPFGTAWLSLLVIIASIAFAASHGSQSLVTEYFQDTHRCRNRTLITAGGAFSAGVVLAIPGFVNPVSTGPASSAPVWISGLSIGCSVVLICGMRKIRSPILVTRFAERYVRT; this comes from the coding sequence ATGGCACACCCGAAAACCATCATACAAACTCAGCGCACGACACAGCCAAAGCTCAACCCTTTTCGAATCGTTGCAGTTATTCTTTCCCAATTCCTGCTCACCTGGCTGCTGTTCGAATTGCCTCAACAAGTTCCCGATGACACTTTTCTGCACGCCGCGAACGATGACACCGCGAACGATGGCACCACGAGCGATGACACCGCGATCGATGACACCGCGATCGATTCTGGCAGCATTTCCGATACGACTGGCCAGCTCTTGAATTACGGATGGGTGTCGTTCTCGTCCATCCAACTCATGGCGATGGGGGCGGGGTTCTTCGCAGTTTATTGGCTGTTCCGCGTGACAGCGCTCATTGTTGGGTGGATCGCCGCCTTGCTGATGTGCGCGTGGATCTGTTTCGACTGGTTTGCGATTCTGGACCACTGGCCAGTTGTCGCGATCCTCAGCGGACTCGCCGTTTCGATCCTGTGGAGGTCCGGACAGCAGGCGATCATGGAAACGACACCCAATCGTGACCGGTGGCGCGTCACTGGCATCGTTGGATTTTCAGTCCCGGCAGCGTTATTCATGACCGCTCTTGCAAGCCTCGGCGGCAATTCACACCCGGAATGGCTAACAACGCTCACCGGCAGTGCAGCGATAGTTCTTGCACCTCTGGTTGGCTTCCTGTTCACAGGGGTCGCCGGATTTACCGCCGCGCCGGAGACTCCACTCGCGTCATCCGCCAGCTCTTCCTGTTGCGACACAATTTGTGATGACCAAAAGTCAAATCACGATCATGATCACGATCATGATCATCCGGCACATGAGGTGACTGAGGGTACCGGGGGTTGCGGGGAAGAAAACTGCTGCAGTGTTGTGACAAGTACACCGACGCCGATGTGGGCAGGATGGTGTTTTGCGACTGCTGGATGGCTTTTGCTGCCCGGTGTTGTGACCGGTACTTTGGTAGAAATTTCAAATTCCGGAGCCGGAAGAGTCATCACTCCGGTGGCGATCATGGTTGCAGTGGCAATCTACCGACGGCTCGTGCGGTTCACCGGTCACACACTTGCCCTGCCGACAGCCCTGTTGATTCTATTCACCGCTGCGACGGGATTGCTGATGGTACCATTCGGCACCGCCTGGCTTTCTTTGTTGGTAATCATTGCTTCAATTGCTTTTGCCGCCAGCCATGGTAGCCAAAGTCTGGTCACTGAATATTTCCAGGACACTCATCGCTGCCGGAATCGCACGTTGATTACTGCCGGTGGGGCATTTTCGGCCGGGGTCGTTCTCGCGATTCCCGGCTTTGTCAATCCCGTGTCCACCGGGCCAGCATCCTCTGCACCAGTTTGGATCAGTGGCCTGTCGATTGGCTGTTCTGTTGTCCTGATCTGCGGCATGCGAAAAATTCGAAGTCCGATTCTCGTAACGCGATTCGCTGAGCGTTACGTCAGGACATAG
- a CDS encoding SDR family oxidoreductase, which yields MFQLSGKTALVTGAGRGIGRGCALELARAGADIVVNDRPESTDLSETARLIQNLGRRCEVVRCDVFSREGCESLVAAAIEAVGQIDILVSNPAFSRRGSFLEYDPELFQQTIQGTLISGFHMSQLVARHMVSRRIRGRIIFISSVQAEMPFELCGAYGAAKAGLNHFTRSVSVELSRHRINVNAIAPGWIDTPAEHLTFSDETLAEQGQRLPWGRLGLPEDIGQAATFLASDAADYITGVILPVDGGFRFKDCGAEPIRSPTPAPECPKDFGAEDSAQVNSVPN from the coding sequence ATGTTTCAGCTCTCAGGAAAAACAGCGCTTGTCACAGGCGCCGGGCGAGGAATTGGACGCGGTTGCGCATTGGAACTGGCGCGCGCAGGCGCCGACATTGTGGTGAATGACCGCCCCGAAAGCACTGATCTGTCGGAGACCGCTCGGCTGATTCAAAATCTCGGACGCCGGTGCGAAGTGGTCAGGTGCGACGTTTTCAGCCGCGAAGGATGCGAATCACTGGTCGCAGCAGCAATCGAGGCCGTTGGGCAGATTGACATTCTGGTCAGTAATCCGGCCTTCAGTCGGCGAGGCAGTTTTCTGGAATACGATCCGGAACTGTTTCAGCAAACGATTCAGGGAACTCTGATCAGCGGCTTTCATATGAGCCAACTGGTTGCCCGCCATATGGTATCCCGGCGAATTCGGGGCCGAATCATCTTTATTTCAAGTGTCCAGGCCGAAATGCCATTTGAGCTGTGCGGTGCGTATGGAGCCGCAAAAGCCGGACTTAATCACTTCACGCGGTCTGTTTCGGTCGAACTTTCGCGGCACCGTATCAATGTCAATGCCATTGCACCCGGCTGGATTGACACGCCCGCTGAGCATCTCACATTCAGCGATGAAACCCTGGCAGAACAGGGGCAGCGTCTACCCTGGGGACGGCTGGGGCTGCCAGAAGACATTGGTCAGGCCGCTACATTTCTGGCGAGCGACGCGGCAGATTACATCACCGGAGTCATTCTGCCCGTCGACGGAGGTTTCCGGTTCAAGGACTGCGGAGCAGAACCTATTCGCAGTCCCACACCTGCTCCAGAGTGCCCAAAGGACTTCGGAGCGGAGGACTCCGCTCAGGTGAATTCCGTCCCCAACTGA
- a CDS encoding DUF1552 domain-containing protein, translating into MFYSNSARRGFLKASGVCVALPTLESLFPAISSASSGTRINTPRRLVCVGNEFGMYPGAFWPKEAGPDYEFTPLLRPLEAHRSRMTLFSHLDHGLKGGHFAVHTYLTGVHSSEGKSMPEGGMSLDQRAAEFVGSATRFPSLTIGSEDGLHGGCMMSWTRTGTRIPPVPGPRELFRNLFVDDTAAARRAAQQRIALQESILDAVRGDANDLRRRVSRSDNQKLEEYFTSVREVELKLQLDKHWQQIAKPKTDMQEPVNEGLTRDLPKIYDLIALALQTDSTRVATVEVGGSFVAADLGIRAGYHGLSHHGQVEESIRLLTQIELYQTEQFARFLDKLASIREPETDRTLLDSTIAMFGSGMGNANSHTNHDLPILVAGGSFRHGEHKAYPTESHGRVPLCNLFVTLLQQFGVETDRFSSSTGTLTGFDTAG; encoded by the coding sequence ATGTTTTATTCGAATAGTGCACGACGTGGATTCCTGAAGGCCAGCGGTGTTTGCGTCGCCCTGCCAACTCTGGAATCGTTGTTTCCGGCCATTAGCTCTGCATCTTCAGGGACCCGGATCAATACGCCACGACGCCTGGTTTGCGTTGGTAATGAATTCGGAATGTATCCTGGCGCTTTCTGGCCTAAAGAGGCGGGGCCCGACTACGAATTCACTCCTTTGCTCAGGCCATTGGAAGCCCATCGCTCAAGAATGACCTTGTTTTCTCATCTTGATCACGGTCTTAAGGGCGGCCATTTCGCGGTGCATACCTACCTGACCGGCGTCCATTCATCAGAAGGCAAGTCCATGCCGGAAGGCGGAATGAGCCTGGATCAGCGGGCGGCGGAGTTCGTCGGGTCAGCCACGCGGTTCCCTTCTTTAACGATCGGATCCGAAGACGGCTTGCATGGTGGGTGCATGATGAGCTGGACGCGAACGGGGACACGGATTCCACCGGTACCCGGGCCGAGAGAATTATTCCGAAATTTATTCGTCGATGACACGGCTGCCGCTCGTCGTGCAGCGCAACAACGCATTGCGTTGCAGGAATCGATTCTGGATGCAGTTCGCGGTGACGCAAACGATCTCAGAAGAAGAGTCAGTCGAAGTGACAATCAGAAGCTGGAGGAATATTTCACATCGGTGCGGGAGGTTGAACTCAAACTGCAGCTGGACAAGCACTGGCAGCAAATTGCAAAGCCAAAAACAGACATGCAGGAACCAGTCAATGAAGGACTTACAAGGGACCTCCCGAAAATCTACGACCTGATTGCCCTCGCGCTTCAGACGGACTCAACGCGTGTGGCCACGGTGGAAGTCGGCGGCAGCTTTGTCGCGGCCGATCTCGGCATTCGGGCTGGGTATCACGGGTTGTCACACCACGGTCAGGTGGAAGAAAGTATCAGGCTGCTGACACAAATTGAGCTGTATCAGACGGAACAGTTCGCTCGTTTCCTGGACAAACTGGCTTCGATCAGGGAACCAGAAACAGACAGAACACTGCTCGACTCCACAATAGCCATGTTTGGAAGTGGCATGGGCAACGCAAATTCTCACACGAATCACGATTTGCCAATCCTTGTTGCAGGTGGTTCCTTTCGACATGGAGAACACAAAGCGTATCCGACAGAAAGCCATGGAAGGGTGCCGCTCTGCAATCTGTTCGTGACACTGCTGCAGCAATTCGGCGTCGAAACGGATCGTTTCAGCTCCAGCACCGGCACATTGACAGGATTTGATACGGCAGGCTGA
- a CDS encoding PEP-CTERM sorting domain-containing protein: MSRDHVLSIKEFTKSLGDSYPSLKQIAFLAGVLIFNDAMCYGDVITSLDFSDAGLWSVSLTESNSAENSSSVTGGTLQAAKKAGSGGVRLSVDLIGAISTVGYQNIRLAFQGQSADTLEWNANMTAAVASTDGLRIFGSGVDINANSLNDLTGTAAELDFQNGEFFPTSNFGSDFTFSPSTANSSITNLSFLLQVNADAEKLTLSNVQILGDMIPASVPEPSSIGLIFLGCIGYVSRRFTRIPPEVP; encoded by the coding sequence ATGTCCAGGGATCACGTTCTTTCCATCAAAGAGTTCACGAAATCTTTAGGGGATTCTTACCCTTCACTGAAGCAAATTGCGTTTTTGGCAGGCGTGCTGATCTTCAACGACGCCATGTGCTATGGGGATGTCATCACGTCTCTCGATTTCAGCGATGCCGGACTCTGGTCAGTCAGTCTCACGGAAAGCAATTCAGCGGAGAATTCATCCTCCGTCACCGGCGGTACACTTCAGGCCGCAAAGAAAGCAGGATCCGGTGGAGTACGGCTGTCGGTCGATCTGATTGGTGCCATCTCGACGGTGGGTTATCAGAACATCAGACTGGCATTCCAGGGCCAGTCGGCAGATACGCTGGAATGGAATGCGAATATGACGGCGGCGGTGGCCAGTACCGACGGGCTTCGAATTTTTGGCAGCGGCGTTGATATCAATGCGAACAGCCTGAATGATCTGACCGGAACAGCGGCTGAATTGGATTTCCAGAACGGCGAGTTCTTCCCAACGTCCAATTTCGGTTCGGACTTTACTTTCAGCCCTTCCACCGCCAATTCGTCCATCACGAACCTGTCATTCCTGCTTCAGGTCAATGCGGACGCAGAGAAGTTAACCCTTTCCAACGTGCAGATTCTCGGAGACATGATCCCGGCATCGGTGCCTGAACCGTCGTCGATCGGGCTGATCTTTCTCGGATGCATCGGTTACGTGTCCCGACGTTTCACCAGAATCCCTCCCGAAGTGCCGTAG